One genomic segment of Helicobacter enhydrae includes these proteins:
- the rsmI gene encoding 16S rRNA (cytidine(1402)-2'-O)-methyltransferase, translated as MLYLLPSPLGNLSDTTFRVLEVLQKSTILLCEDTRITHKLISLFEQRGWLKPFEREYISLHSHNQDAFLDSITPDFFQNEVAFLSDAGMPCISDPGSALVRYALQHQIEYEVLPAGSASALAYSYSGFSDDGFVFDGFLPHKSRERKERLAFWKRVLAEAKRVLVVFESPHRIVESVEDLQEVDSTCNVFLIKEMTKMHQKSFRGCVAKALEWLAESNLSGEWCMVVAFGTYQIENRLGCVEIAGLDIPPKIKAKLLAKITGKTPKECYAQYFDEKLQ; from the coding sequence GTGCTATACCTCCTCCCAAGCCCACTTGGCAACCTTTCGGATACGACTTTTAGGGTTTTGGAGGTTTTGCAAAAAAGCACGATTTTGCTTTGTGAAGACACAAGGATCACTCACAAGCTCATCTCTCTTTTTGAGCAAAGAGGTTGGCTCAAGCCCTTTGAGCGTGAATATATCAGCCTCCATTCTCACAATCAAGATGCTTTTTTGGATTCTATCACCCCGGATTTTTTTCAAAACGAAGTTGCTTTTTTGAGCGATGCAGGGATGCCTTGTATCAGTGATCCCGGCAGTGCTTTGGTGCGTTATGCGTTGCAACATCAGATTGAATATGAGGTGTTGCCCGCAGGCAGTGCAAGTGCTTTGGCTTATAGTTATAGTGGCTTTTCTGATGATGGGTTTGTTTTTGATGGATTTTTGCCTCACAAAAGTCGCGAACGCAAGGAGCGTTTGGCGTTTTGGAAACGAGTGCTTGCTGAAGCTAAGCGTGTGTTGGTGGTGTTTGAAAGTCCGCATCGTATCGTTGAGAGCGTGGAGGACTTGCAAGAAGTTGATTCTACTTGCAATGTTTTTTTGATCAAAGAAATGACAAAAATGCATCAAAAATCTTTTCGTGGCTGCGTTGCCAAAGCACTTGAATGGCTAGCAGAGAGCAATTTGAGCGGTGAGTGGTGTATGGTGGTTGCATTTGGCACATATCAAATCGAAAACAGGCTTGGGTGTGTTGAGATCGCAGGGCTAGACATTCCTCCAAAAATCAAAGCAAAACTTCTTGCCAAAATCACAGGAAAAACTCCAAAAGAGTGTTATGCACAATATTTTGATGAAAAACTTCAATAG
- a CDS encoding TIGR01212 family radical SAM protein (This family includes YhcC from E. coli K-12, an uncharacterized radical SAM protein.) produces the protein MREILTLGRYFKKVFGQRVRKIPVSLQGFTCPNIDGRVARGGCIYCCNESFSPSLIKINPLATRIKMHTDLKENPILDMQVKQLKEQFIWHSDFHKEKFEIQKYMIYLQSYSNTYAPFATLKTLFDEALALPNVVGMSIGTRIDCVSEDILDLLEGYVRAGKEIWLEYGIQSVFPKTLELINRGHGIDGAQDLFAKTRKRGIKVCAHLIYGLPQESEEMMLESLRAVVGWGVDGLKLHPLYVVRNTALAKMFKNGEYTPISLESYANLIVRSLQEIPQDVVMHRMSSGAHDEMLLAPKWCFDKNIQMRYIRERLREVGLEY, from the coding sequence ATGAGAGAAATCCTCACTCTGGGGCGTTATTTCAAAAAGGTATTTGGGCAAAGAGTTAGAAAAATACCTGTTTCTTTGCAAGGATTCACTTGCCCCAACATCGATGGGCGTGTGGCTAGGGGTGGTTGTATCTATTGTTGCAATGAAAGCTTTTCTCCTAGTTTGATCAAAATCAATCCTCTTGCGACAAGAATCAAAATGCACACAGATCTCAAAGAAAACCCGATTCTTGATATGCAGGTCAAGCAGCTCAAAGAGCAGTTTATTTGGCATTCAGACTTCCATAAAGAAAAATTTGAAATCCAAAAATATATGATTTATTTGCAATCTTATAGCAACACTTATGCGCCATTTGCGACGCTCAAAACGCTTTTTGATGAGGCGTTGGCATTGCCCAATGTTGTGGGAATGAGCATTGGGACAAGGATTGATTGTGTCAGTGAGGATATTTTGGATTTGCTTGAGGGGTATGTTCGGGCAGGAAAGGAGATTTGGCTTGAATATGGCATCCAGTCCGTTTTCCCCAAGACTTTGGAATTGATCAATCGCGGGCACGGAATCGATGGGGCACAAGATCTATTTGCCAAAACGCGTAAGCGTGGAATCAAAGTGTGCGCGCATTTGATTTATGGTTTGCCCCAAGAGAGTGAGGAGATGATGCTAGAATCTTTGCGTGCAGTTGTGGGTTGGGGGGTTGATGGATTGAAACTGCACCCCTTGTATGTTGTCAGAAATACGGCATTGGCAAAAATGTTCAAAAACGGGGAATACACCCCGATTTCTTTAGAGAGTTATGCCAATCTGATTGTGCGGTCCCTCCAAGAGATTCCACAAGATGTCGTGATGCATAGGATGAGTTCAGGAGCACACGATGAAATGCTATTGGCTCCGAAGTGGTGTTTTGATAAAAATATTCAAATGCGTTACATCCGCGAACGATTGAGGGAAGTCGGACTTGAGTATTGA
- the dapB gene encoding 4-hydroxy-tetrahydrodipicolinate reductase: MLKVGLLGYGGRMGRLIDEVILEDSRFILSSVYIRSGSSVDAPKGVCVTNDFSVFLEHCEVVVDFSSPIATSALLEALEKTPRPLVVGTTGLSPKDHSLMERLSQSIPIVYATNTSRGIALLNELAYLASQRLRDADIEIIEIHHHHKKDAPSGTAMTLAETCAQSRGLELDKVRVSGRDGAVGARGQDEIGVLSVRGGDIVGKHCVGLYCDGEYLELTHNATSRKTFAKGAIEAVRWVVTKQAGLYNMKDVLE, translated from the coding sequence ATGCTAAAAGTTGGTTTGTTGGGCTATGGGGGCAGAATGGGGCGATTGATTGATGAGGTGATTTTGGAAGATTCGCGTTTCATCTTGAGTAGTGTGTATATCCGTTCTGGATCGTCAGTTGATGCACCTAAGGGGGTATGTGTGACTAATGATTTTTCGGTTTTTTTGGAGCATTGTGAAGTTGTGGTGGATTTTTCTAGCCCGATTGCGACATCAGCATTGCTTGAGGCGCTTGAGAAAACGCCTAGACCTTTGGTGGTTGGGACAACAGGGCTATCACCCAAAGATCATAGCTTAATGGAGAGACTATCTCAGAGCATTCCCATCGTTTATGCGACAAATACAAGTCGCGGTATCGCCTTGCTCAATGAGTTGGCTTATCTAGCGTCGCAAAGATTGAGGGATGCGGATATTGAAATTATTGAAATCCATCATCATCACAAAAAAGACGCACCAAGTGGCACGGCGATGACTTTGGCTGAAACTTGTGCACAATCGCGAGGGTTGGAGTTGGACAAAGTGCGTGTGAGTGGCAGAGATGGTGCAGTGGGTGCAAGGGGGCAAGATGAAATTGGAGTGTTGAGTGTGAGAGGGGGCGATATTGTGGGGAAACATTGTGTCGGATTGTATTGTGATGGCGAATATTTGGAGCTTACACACAATGCAACAAGTCGCAAAACTTTTGCCAAAGGTGCTATTGAAGCGGTGCGGTGGGTGGTTACAAAACAAGCAGGGCTTTATAATATGAAAGATGTTTTGGAATGA
- the ruvA gene encoding Holliday junction branch migration protein RuvA, with the protein MIVGLRGRIEQIEGGMVELEVGGVFYGVCVSLLVGLELQRNQEVRFLISEIIREDAHLLFGFLHKNEQNIFERLIKISGVGPKVAMAILSTYSAQEFAQVIEGKNLTALQKVPGIGARGASKIMVDLAGFFEMDTKKNTPEQSEAVLALESLGFKKTDIQNVLKKIKATNTADIIKEALQYFR; encoded by the coding sequence ATGATTGTTGGTTTGCGTGGTCGTATTGAGCAGATTGAGGGGGGAATGGTGGAGCTAGAAGTTGGTGGGGTTTTTTATGGTGTTTGCGTCTCTTTGTTGGTTGGATTGGAATTGCAGAGAAATCAAGAAGTGCGTTTTTTGATCAGTGAGATTATTCGCGAAGATGCTCATCTGCTCTTTGGCTTTTTGCATAAAAATGAGCAAAATATCTTTGAACGCTTGATCAAAATCAGTGGTGTGGGACCAAAGGTGGCGATGGCGATTTTGAGCACTTATTCTGCTCAAGAGTTTGCACAAGTGATTGAGGGCAAAAATCTCACTGCCTTGCAAAAAGTCCCCGGGATTGGTGCAAGAGGTGCGAGTAAGATTATGGTGGATTTGGCTGGATTTTTTGAGATGGATACCAAGAAAAATACTCCAGAGCAAAGTGAAGCGGTTTTGGCTCTAGAGAGTTTGGGATTCAAAAAAACAGACATTCAAAATGTGCTCAAAAAGATCAAAGCCACCAATACGGCAGACATCATCAAAGAGGCGTTGCAATACTTTAGGTAA
- a CDS encoding homoserine dehydrogenase yields MWMQKIYIGLIGLGTVGGSVARILQEHTDLIAKRAGVQICVKMAVVRDVAKYANFGIPVSANIEDVLEDEAISIVVELIGGIEYPFDLAKRVFAKNKALVSANKAMLAHHMRDLMECAKNAPIGFEASVCGGVPVIEVLRDSLVANHIVSFEGILNGTSNYILTQMFEQKMSFERALQEAQRLGYAESDPSLDVNGLDAGHKLVILAQLAYGIAVPMGDVLVEGIEGIVLEDLCFADEWGYRIKLLGIATLSNGTLDLRLHLALIPKDTYLAKIDGVTNALSVRGDCVGEVNLCGLGAGGDATASAVIADLVSIARCRNGAYPLPPFGFFESSDCATIKPKGEIESAYYLRFIVCNRSGVLAKITQILADCNISVNEILQKEKGGEVMIGLITYQTQEQHISKALCALAQLDFMQQAPYKIRIR; encoded by the coding sequence ATGTGGATGCAAAAGATTTATATTGGTTTGATTGGTTTGGGGACTGTTGGGGGGAGTGTGGCAAGGATTTTGCAAGAGCATACTGATCTGATTGCCAAAAGGGCTGGAGTTCAGATTTGTGTCAAAATGGCTGTTGTGCGTGATGTCGCCAAATATGCCAACTTCGGGATCCCTGTGAGTGCAAACATCGAGGATGTTTTGGAAGATGAGGCAATCAGTATCGTTGTGGAATTGATTGGCGGGATAGAATACCCTTTTGATCTTGCAAAGAGGGTTTTTGCCAAAAACAAAGCATTGGTGAGTGCCAATAAGGCAATGCTGGCACATCATATGAGGGACTTGATGGAGTGTGCCAAAAATGCACCCATTGGTTTTGAGGCGAGTGTGTGTGGGGGTGTACCTGTCATTGAGGTTTTGAGGGATTCTTTGGTGGCTAATCATATTGTGAGCTTTGAGGGCATCCTCAATGGCACGAGCAATTATATTTTGACACAGATGTTTGAGCAGAAAATGAGCTTTGAGCGTGCGTTGCAAGAGGCTCAAAGGCTAGGCTATGCCGAATCAGATCCGAGTTTGGATGTGAATGGTTTGGACGCAGGGCACAAACTTGTCATTTTGGCACAACTTGCTTATGGCATTGCCGTGCCGATGGGGGATGTGTTGGTGGAGGGGATTGAGGGCATAGTTTTGGAGGATTTGTGTTTTGCTGATGAGTGGGGCTATCGGATCAAACTCTTGGGGATTGCGACTTTGAGCAATGGCACACTTGATTTGCGTTTGCATTTGGCTTTGATCCCCAAAGACACATATCTTGCCAAAATCGATGGGGTCACCAATGCTTTGAGCGTGCGTGGGGATTGTGTGGGAGAAGTGAATCTATGTGGGCTTGGGGCAGGTGGCGATGCGACAGCAAGTGCTGTGATCGCCGATCTTGTCTCGATCGCTCGTTGTCGCAATGGGGCTTATCCTCTCCCTCCATTTGGTTTTTTTGAGTCCTCTGATTGCGCCACAATCAAACCAAAAGGGGAGATTGAGAGTGCGTATTATCTGCGTTTCATCGTTTGCAATCGCTCTGGTGTGCTAGCAAAGATTACACAGATTTTGGCAGATTGCAATATCTCTGTGAATGAAATCTTGCAAAAAGAAAAAGGGGGCGAGGTGATGATTGGGCTTATCACTTATCAAACGCAGGAACAACATATCTCCAAAGCCTTGTGTGCGTTGGCACAATTGGATTTTATGCAACAAGCCCCATACAAGATACGAATCCGATGA
- the rpmG gene encoding 50S ribosomal protein L33 translates to MKVKIGLKCSECGDINYSTTKNAKTNIEKLELKKFCPRLNKHTLHKEVKLKS, encoded by the coding sequence ATGAAAGTAAAGATTGGTCTAAAGTGTTCTGAGTGTGGTGACATTAATTACAGCACCACCAAGAACGCTAAAACAAATATAGAGAAGCTGGAGCTCAAGAAGTTTTGTCCAAGGTTAAACAAACATACGCTTCACAAAGAAGTTAAACTAAAGAGCTAA
- the secE gene encoding preprotein translocase subunit SecE, with amino-acid sequence MIRKIRNYYQNAKIEWGKVICPTKQQVKVAFFAVMLVVAVVTIFLALADLILSASVSSIL; translated from the coding sequence ATGATAAGAAAAATAAGAAATTACTATCAAAACGCAAAAATTGAGTGGGGAAAGGTGATTTGTCCAACTAAGCAACAAGTAAAGGTTGCTTTTTTTGCTGTGATGTTAGTTGTGGCTGTTGTTACGATTTTTTTGGCTTTGGCTGATTTGATTTTGTCAGCTTCTGTATCAAGCATTTTGTAG
- the nusG gene encoding transcription termination/antitermination protein NusG — translation MDWYAIQTYSGSEQSVKKAIQNLFRECNMQSRLEDIVVPTEDIIEIKNSKKKVVERSLYPGYVFIKVDLDTKLWHLIQSLPRVGRFIGESKKPTPLSESDIKNILEKVENRAAPKPKIFFDTGEVVRIVDGPFANFTGIVEEYDMEHEKLKLNVSIFGRNTPVEILYSQVEKIV, via the coding sequence ATGGATTGGTATGCTATACAGACATATTCAGGAAGTGAGCAGTCTGTAAAAAAAGCAATTCAGAATTTATTTCGTGAGTGCAATATGCAATCTCGCTTGGAAGACATTGTGGTTCCAACTGAGGATATCATAGAAATCAAAAATAGCAAAAAAAAAGTTGTGGAACGCAGTTTGTATCCAGGGTATGTTTTTATTAAGGTGGATTTGGATACAAAGTTGTGGCATTTGATTCAATCTCTCCCTCGCGTTGGTCGTTTCATTGGTGAAAGTAAAAAACCTACACCATTGAGCGAATCAGATATTAAGAATATTCTAGAAAAAGTTGAAAATAGAGCAGCACCTAAGCCAAAAATATTCTTTGACACCGGTGAAGTGGTGAGGATTGTTGATGGTCCTTTTGCCAATTTTACAGGCATTGTTGAAGAGTATGATATGGAACACGAAAAGCTTAAACTCAATGTTTCAATTTTTGGTAGAAACACTCCAGTGGAGATTTTGTATTCTCAAGTTGAGAAGATTGTTTAA
- a CDS encoding tRNA (5-methylaminomethyl-2-thiouridine)(34)-methyltransferase MnmD, whose amino-acid sequence MSIEQRESVDGSLTLFNTQYQESYHNLADGAKTETLLKHIMPPIWCQNLLERDKICILDMCFGLGYNTFWTIWKYLSLNYQGKIEIFSPEKDKALVEALLCFPYPQELMVLDGVPIQEILKSLQSKGEFEHRQWRVEVFWGDACQYVHFFQKQSFDIIYQDAFSPAKNPELWSAEYFQQISSLLKDDGVITTYSQKASVRDILKQLNLYVYEIKHQGIRNSRIISKTPLDYEFLHQK is encoded by the coding sequence TTGAGTATTGAGCAAAGAGAAAGCGTGGATGGAAGTCTCACGCTTTTTAATACGCAGTATCAAGAAAGCTACCACAATCTCGCCGATGGAGCAAAGACTGAAACATTGCTAAAGCATATTATGCCTCCTATTTGGTGCCAAAATCTTTTGGAGCGTGACAAAATATGCATTTTGGATATGTGTTTTGGATTGGGATATAACACATTTTGGACTATTTGGAAATATTTGTCTTTGAATTATCAAGGAAAAATTGAAATTTTTTCTCCGGAAAAAGACAAAGCTTTGGTTGAAGCTTTGCTGTGCTTTCCATATCCTCAGGAGCTTATGGTGCTTGATGGAGTGCCTATACAAGAGATTTTGAAAAGCTTGCAAAGCAAAGGTGAGTTTGAGCATCGTCAATGGAGGGTTGAAGTGTTTTGGGGTGATGCTTGCCAATATGTCCATTTTTTTCAAAAACAAAGTTTTGACATCATCTATCAAGACGCGTTTTCACCTGCAAAAAATCCAGAACTATGGAGTGCAGAATATTTTCAACAAATCTCTTCATTGCTAAAAGATGACGGAGTGATCACAACATATTCCCAAAAGGCAAGTGTGAGGGATATTCTCAAACAGCTCAATCTGTATGTGTATGAGATCAAACATCAAGGCATTCGTAATAGTCGCATCATTTCAAAAACCCCACTCGATTATGAATTTTTGCATCAAAAATAA
- a CDS encoding YraN family protein, with amino-acid sequence MKANLGAVYEQMAAEFLASRGFEIIERNFHSRFGEIDIVAKKDSVLHFIEVKGSQSRYRADAISPSKLSKILKTIEFYLYVNDLEVAYCVDAIVIVDQQVEFLENVLL; translated from the coding sequence ATGAAAGCAAATCTTGGTGCCGTGTATGAGCAGATGGCTGCAGAGTTTTTGGCATCAAGGGGTTTTGAAATCATAGAACGCAATTTCCATTCGCGTTTTGGTGAAATCGATATTGTGGCAAAAAAAGATTCTGTTTTGCATTTCATAGAGGTCAAAGGCTCTCAATCTAGGTATCGTGCAGACGCAATCAGTCCATCAAAGCTAAGCAAGATTTTAAAGACTATTGAATTTTATTTGTATGTCAATGATTTGGAAGTGGCGTATTGTGTTGATGCGATTGTGATTGTGGATCAGCAAGTTGAGTTTTTGGAAAATGTGTTGTTGTAG
- the tuf gene encoding elongation factor Tu produces the protein MAKEKFVKSKPHVNVGTIGHVDHGKTTLSAAISAVLATKGLAELKDYDNIDNAPEEKERGITIATSHIEYETENRHYAHVDCPGHADYVKNMITGAAQMDGAILVVSAADGPMPQTREHILLSRQVGVPYIVVFLNKQDMVDDAELLELVEMEVRELLSSYDFPGDDTPIVAGSALKALEEAKAGTVGEWGEKILKLMAEVDAYIPTPERDTDKTFLMPVEDVFSIAGRGTVVTGRIERGVVKIGDEVEIVGIRDTQKTTVTGVEMFRKEMDQGEAGDNVGILLRGTKKEEVERGMVLCKPGSITPHKKFEGEIYVLSKEEGGRHTPFFNNYRPQFYVRTTDVTGAIELPQDTEMVMPGDNVKITVSLISPIALEEGTRFAIREGGRTVGAGVVTKIIE, from the coding sequence ATGGCTAAAGAAAAATTTGTAAAAAGCAAACCACATGTGAATGTGGGAACAATCGGGCATGTCGATCATGGTAAAACAACGCTTAGTGCGGCAATTTCTGCTGTTTTGGCAACAAAAGGTTTGGCAGAACTCAAGGACTATGACAATATCGACAATGCTCCAGAGGAAAAAGAAAGAGGGATTACGATTGCAACTTCTCACATTGAGTATGAGACAGAAAATCGTCACTATGCACATGTGGATTGTCCAGGACACGCGGATTATGTTAAAAACATGATTACTGGTGCGGCTCAAATGGACGGAGCGATCCTTGTTGTTTCAGCAGCAGATGGTCCTATGCCTCAAACAAGAGAGCACATCCTTTTGTCTCGTCAAGTTGGTGTGCCTTATATCGTTGTGTTTTTGAATAAGCAAGATATGGTCGATGATGCTGAGTTGCTAGAGCTTGTAGAAATGGAAGTGAGAGAGCTTTTGAGCAGCTATGATTTCCCAGGCGATGATACTCCTATCGTTGCAGGTTCTGCACTCAAAGCTTTGGAAGAAGCAAAAGCTGGAACCGTTGGAGAGTGGGGAGAGAAAATTCTCAAATTGATGGCTGAAGTAGATGCTTATATCCCAACACCAGAAAGAGATACAGATAAAACTTTCTTGATGCCTGTTGAAGATGTTTTCTCAATCGCAGGAAGAGGAACTGTTGTAACAGGAAGGATTGAAAGAGGTGTAGTGAAGATTGGTGATGAGGTTGAGATCGTTGGAATCAGAGACACACAAAAAACTACAGTTACAGGCGTAGAAATGTTCCGCAAAGAGATGGATCAAGGTGAAGCCGGAGACAATGTTGGTATCTTGCTTAGAGGAACAAAAAAAGAAGAAGTTGAAAGAGGTATGGTTCTCTGTAAGCCAGGTTCAATCACTCCTCACAAGAAATTTGAAGGCGAGATTTATGTTCTTTCAAAAGAAGAGGGTGGTCGTCATACACCATTTTTCAACAATTATCGCCCACAATTCTATGTGCGAACAACAGATGTGACAGGTGCGATTGAATTGCCTCAAGATACTGAAATGGTTATGCCTGGCGACAATGTTAAGATCACTGTATCACTTATCAGTCCTATTGCTCTTGAAGAAGGAACTCGCTTTGCGATCAGAGAGGGTGGAAGAACTGTAGGTGCTGGTGTCGTAACAAAAATTATTGAGTAG
- the trxA gene encoding thioredoxin: protein MSQYVELTKENFAEHTESGVALVDFWAPWCGPCRMLSPVIDKLADEYESKARICKVNTDEQEELSAQFGIRSIPTILFFKDGKVVDQMVGANSEQAIKDKLDSLI, encoded by the coding sequence ATGAGTCAATATGTCGAACTAACAAAAGAAAATTTTGCAGAGCATACAGAGAGCGGGGTGGCGTTGGTGGATTTTTGGGCGCCTTGGTGTGGTCCTTGTCGTATGCTATCTCCTGTCATCGATAAACTTGCTGACGAGTATGAATCAAAAGCAAGGATTTGTAAAGTCAATACCGATGAGCAAGAAGAGCTTTCGGCACAATTTGGTATCCGCAGTATCCCGACTATTTTGTTTTTCAAGGACGGCAAAGTCGTTGATCAGATGGTAGGAGCAAACTCAGAACAAGCCATCAAAGATAAGCTTGATTCTCTAATCTAA
- the rpmE gene encoding 50S ribosomal protein L31 translates to MKKGIHPEYVPCKVTCVTSGKTIEVMSNKSEMRIDISSFCHPFYTGSDKIADATGRVEKFRQKYNMK, encoded by the coding sequence ATGAAAAAAGGTATTCACCCAGAATATGTTCCTTGCAAAGTCACTTGTGTGACAAGTGGAAAAACTATCGAAGTGATGAGTAACAAAAGTGAAATGAGAATCGATATTTCAAGCTTTTGCCACCCATTTTATACAGGAAGCGACAAGATCGCTGATGCAACAGGACGCGTCGAGAAGTTTAGACAAAAATACAATATGAAATAA
- the rlmB gene encoding 23S rRNA (guanosine(2251)-2'-O)-methyltransferase RlmB, which yields MIIYGKQAVLYAVQEIPHNIEELYLAKDIEAKQFASLQKVGAKILRLDTKKAQAMARGGNHQGYFAKITPPQSGGRKTLLGFNRIVVLCGLSDVGNIGSIVRSAYAMGVDGIVFDRLLGEKAMSGIVRASSGAMLKMFFYESPKILELINEIKMSGIVCYGTQANAQEISEVKTQGRWALFLGQEDVGLNKKIMQKMDKMVSIGMYNHFDSLNVGVAGGILIHRLVFND from the coding sequence ATGATTATTTATGGGAAGCAAGCGGTGCTTTATGCTGTGCAAGAGATTCCTCACAATATCGAAGAGTTGTATTTGGCTAAAGACATCGAGGCTAAGCAGTTTGCAAGTTTGCAAAAGGTGGGGGCAAAAATCTTGCGTCTTGATACCAAAAAGGCTCAAGCAATGGCACGAGGGGGGAATCATCAAGGATATTTTGCCAAAATCACTCCTCCTCAAAGCGGGGGACGCAAAACCCTTTTGGGCTTCAATAGGATCGTGGTTTTGTGCGGATTGAGTGATGTGGGCAATATCGGTAGCATTGTGCGTAGTGCGTATGCTATGGGAGTGGATGGAATCGTGTTTGATCGATTACTTGGAGAAAAGGCAATGAGTGGCATTGTGCGTGCAAGCAGTGGTGCAATGCTCAAGATGTTTTTTTATGAGAGCCCAAAGATATTGGAATTGATCAATGAGATCAAAATGTCAGGTATCGTGTGCTATGGCACACAGGCAAATGCTCAAGAGATTAGCGAGGTCAAGACACAAGGGCGATGGGCATTGTTTTTGGGGCAAGAAGATGTGGGCTTAAACAAAAAAATAATGCAAAAAATGGATAAAATGGTTTCTATTGGTATGTATAATCATTTTGATTCTTTGAATGTGGGCGTTGCTGGAGGAATTTTGATACATAGGTTGGTGTTTAATGACTGA
- the trxB gene encoding thioredoxin-disulfide reductase: MLDLAIIGGGPAGLSAGLYATRGGLKDVTLFEMGMPGGQITGSSEIENYPGVAQVVSGLDFMQPWQEQCFRFGLKHAMVEVTRVQKSGDVFEIIQADGTSVGAKSVIVATGGKPKRSGIKGEDVYWGRGVSTCATCDGFFYKNKEVVVLGGGDTALEEAVYLARICSKVYLVHRRNEFRAAPSTIKHVKENEKIEIITPATIEEIGGDQSGVSFVTLNVEGTQRRLEVPGVFVFVGYAVNNKVLQQADGTMLCECDAMGSVVVDLSMKTNVAGLYAVGDLRIQAGKQVVCAAGDGATAALSVLAYLEGH; this comes from the coding sequence ATGCTAGATTTGGCAATCATTGGTGGAGGACCTGCAGGACTGAGTGCAGGATTGTATGCGACTAGAGGGGGGTTGAAAGATGTGACTTTGTTTGAGATGGGGATGCCGGGGGGACAAATCACTGGCAGTAGCGAGATAGAAAATTATCCCGGAGTGGCTCAAGTCGTAAGCGGTCTTGATTTTATGCAACCTTGGCAGGAGCAGTGCTTCAGGTTTGGACTCAAACACGCGATGGTGGAAGTGACGCGTGTCCAAAAAAGCGGCGATGTGTTTGAAATCATTCAAGCTGATGGCACAAGCGTTGGTGCCAAAAGCGTGATTGTTGCAACAGGTGGCAAGCCCAAAAGAAGTGGAATCAAAGGTGAAGATGTGTATTGGGGGCGTGGGGTGAGCACTTGTGCGACTTGCGATGGCTTTTTTTACAAAAACAAAGAAGTTGTTGTATTGGGGGGAGGGGATACGGCATTGGAGGAAGCGGTTTATTTGGCAAGAATCTGTTCCAAAGTTTATCTTGTGCATCGTAGAAACGAGTTCCGTGCAGCACCTAGCACAATCAAGCATGTCAAAGAAAATGAGAAGATCGAGATCATCACCCCGGCAACTATTGAGGAAATCGGGGGCGATCAAAGTGGTGTGAGCTTCGTGACACTCAATGTAGAAGGGACACAAAGGCGTCTTGAAGTGCCCGGTGTTTTTGTGTTTGTCGGCTATGCAGTGAATAACAAGGTGTTGCAACAGGCAGATGGGACGATGCTGTGTGAGTGCGATGCGATGGGAAGTGTCGTGGTGGATCTCAGTATGAAAACAAATGTTGCTGGACTTTATGCTGTGGGGGATTTGAGAATACAGGCAGGGAAGCAGGTTGTTTGTGCTGCAGGAGATGGGGCGACAGCGGCTTTGAGCGTGTTGGCTTATTTGGAGGGGCATTGA